Genomic DNA from Amycolatopsis alba DSM 44262:
TTCTGGCACTGGGCGGTGTTCGACATCCCCGCGTCGGTGACCGCGCTGGCGGCGAACGCGGGCGACGAAGCGGGCTCCGGTCTGCCGGCGGGCGCTGTGACCCTGAAGGGAGACGGCGGCGTGAAGCAGTTCCTCGGCGCCGCCCCGCCGCCCGGACACGGGCCGCATCGGTACATCTTCGCGGTGCACGCTGTCGACGTCGAAAAGCTGGACGTCGGCGAAGACGCTACGCCCGCGCTGCTGGGCTTCAACCTCTTCAGCCACGCGATCGGCCGGGCGTCGCTGACCGCCCTGCACGAGAACAAGGGCTGAGACGGCTTTCCGTGAAGGCCTCCTTCCCTACGCTCAAGGTAGGGAAGGAGGCCTTCACGGACTCCAGGAGGCTCAGGCCGGGGCGGCCTGGCGAGGGGCGACGTTGCGAAAGCCACTTTCGCAACGTTGAAGGTTGCGAAAGTGGCTTTCGCAACCTTCGAAGCCAGCACGCCGGCGAGCGGACATGACACCGACACCGACAAACCAGCTCAATCCCTAGGCCTGACCGTTCGCCCGCGTCCGCTCCATGTACTGGCCGTTCGAGGGCTCCGCGAAGCCGAACGGCCGGTACAGCTCGTGCGCGTCGGCGGTGTGCAGCATCCACCGGAACTCCGCGCCCGGCCCGTTGTCGATCATCTCCCGGACCAGTTCCTTGCCGAGCCCCTTGCCGCGCGCCTCGTCGAGGACGAAGACGTCCGCGAGGTACGCGCTGCCGATGGTGTCCGAGAACGCCCGCGCGAAGCCGACCAGACGGCCGCTCGAAGCCTCGTACGCGCCTACGACGCGCCAAGCGTTCTTGAAGACCTTCTCGATCATCTCGCGGTCTCGCCACTTGCCCCAGTAAACGTCGGTGGACAGGCACTTCCACACCACGTCGAGGTCCACCCGAGCCGGGTCGTCATCCAGTTCGTATGCGCCGACAGTCCTCATGATCCGCACGTTA
This window encodes:
- a CDS encoding YbhB/YbcL family Raf kinase inhibitor-like protein — translated: MPQAPDPYDFLPDLPAFTLSSIDIEEGGFLPTPQLSGIFGAGGEDRSPQLSWEGFPEGTKSFAVTCYDPDAPTASGFWHWAVFDIPASVTALAANAGDEAGSGLPAGAVTLKGDGGVKQFLGAAPPPGHGPHRYIFAVHAVDVEKLDVGEDATPALLGFNLFSHAIGRASLTALHENKG
- a CDS encoding GNAT family N-acetyltransferase, with amino-acid sequence MRTVGAYELDDDPARVDLDVVWKCLSTDVYWGKWRDREMIEKVFKNAWRVVGAYEASSGRLVGFARAFSDTIGSAYLADVFVLDEARGKGLGKELVREMIDNGPGAEFRWMLHTADAHELYRPFGFAEPSNGQYMERTRANGQA